A DNA window from Fragaria vesca subsp. vesca linkage group LG3, FraVesHawaii_1.0, whole genome shotgun sequence contains the following coding sequences:
- the LOC101293962 gene encoding cell differentiation protein RCD1 homolog — MYAPFGGPIGSKPTAAAAGAQPDPEMASAEQLVLELSNPELRENALLELSKKRELFQDLAPLLWNSFGTVAALLQEIVSIYPVLSPPNLTPAQSNRVCNALALLQCVASHPDTRMYFLNAHIPLYLYPFLNTTSKSRPFEYLRLTSLGVIGALVKVDDTEVISFLLSTEIIPLCLRTMEMGSELSKTVATFIVQKILLDDVGLDYICTTAERFFAVGRVLGNMVASLAEQHSSRLLKHIIRCYLRLSENPRACDALRSCLPDMLRDATFSVCLREDQTTRRWLQQLLHNVGVSRVPGLQAGAGFDHMMINQ, encoded by the exons ATGTACGCGCCGTTTGGAGGTCCGATCGGTTCTAAACCTACCGCCGCCGCCGCCGGAGCCCAACCCGACCCTGAAATGGCCTCAGCCGAGCAGTTGGTTCTCGAGCTCAGCAACCCTGAGCTTCGCGAAAATGCTCTCCTCGAACTCTCCAAG AAGAGAGAACTGTTTCAAGATTTGGCTCCATTGTTATGGAATTCTTTCGGCACTGTTGCTGCTCTGTTGCAG GAAATAGTTTCAATATACCCGGTTCTATCCCCACCAAATCTAACTCCTGCCCAATCAAATCGTGTTTGCAATGCGCTTGCTCTTCTTCAG TGTGTTGCGTCACACCCAGACACGAGGATGTATTTCCTTAATG CTCACATACCTTTATATTTGTACCCTTTTCTTAATACAACAAGCAAGTCAAGGCCGTTTGAGTACTTGAGGCTCACCAGTTTAGGTGTCATTGGTGCCTTGGTGAAG GTTGATGACACAGAAGTGATCAGCTTCCTTCTCTCAACAGAAATAATTCCCCTGTGCCTGCGCACTATGGAAATGGGCAGTGAGTTGTCAAAAACA GTCGCCACGTTTATTGTTCAAAAGATTTTGTTGGATGATGTGGGCTTGGATTATATTTGCACTACAGCAGAGCGGTTTTTTGCAGTAGGTCGAGTGTTGGGGAACATGGTTGCATCACTTGCTGAACAACATTCATCGCGTTTATTGAAACATATTATCCGCTGTTACCTTCGATTATCCGAAAACCCAAG AGCATGTGATGCTTTAAGAAGTTGTCTTCCTGACATGTTAAGAGATGCTACCTTCAGTGTTTGCCTTCGT GAAGATCAAACTACAAGGAGATGGCTTCAGCAGTTGCTTCACAATGTTGGAGTTAGTCGGGTTCCTGGGCTTCAGGCTGGGGCAGGGTTTGATCATATGATGATAAATCAATAG
- the LOC101296187 gene encoding ribonuclease 3-like protein 2-like encodes MNPHLSMKIFTPTHTPPPSSPEMKQAVAAVEMIVGYVFKNKRLLEEALTHPSHPDAVSYQRLEFVGDAVLSLAISNYLFLAYPRIDQGDLTLLRSANVSTEKLARVAVRHGFFRFLRHSTPVLNDQVREFTEVVSGEVETPLVYRGSVKAPKVLADIVESVAAAIYVDLNFDLEKLWMIFRHVLEPIVTLKDLHQQPQPVTKLFDVCQKNGKHVDIKYWRDEMKGIASVYVDGKFVASGSSEYKEVARVNAAEIALCKLSKLMRMDDVSIEVIAETDGSFHIEEAKNKLYQLCGKKKWPKPVYNIKQDEGSSHEKKFVSTVQIATIEGVVCMTGDEMSRKKDAENSAASWMIRSLQELDDY; translated from the exons ATGAACCCCCACTTAAGCATGAAAATCTTCACCCCAACACACACGCCACCACCATCCTCGCCGGAAATGAAACAAGCCGTGGCAGCCGTGGAGATGATCGTAGGCTACGTATTCAAGAACAAGAGGCTTCTAGAGGAGGCTCTCACCCATCCCTCCCACCCCGACGCCGTGTCGTATCAGCGGCTCGAGTTCGTCGGCGACGCCGTTCTTAGCCTCGCTATAAGCAACTACCTCTTTCTTGCTTACCCCAGAATTGACCAAGGCGACCTCACTTTGCTACGCTCCGCTAATGTCAGCACCGAGAAGCTCGCACGTGTCGCCGTACGACACGGGTTTTTCCGCTTCCTTCGCCACTCTACACCTGTTCTCAATGATCAG GTTAGGGAGTTTACTGAAGTGGTCAGTGGAGAAGTGGAAACTCCACTTGTATATAGAGGGTCTGTAAAAGCCCCTAAAGTTCTTGCAGATATTGTGGAGTCTGTGGCTGCTGCTATTTATGTTGACTTGAATTTTGATCTGGAAAAACTTTGGATG ATTTTTAGGCATGTTTTGGAGCCTATAGTTACTCTCAAAGACTTACACCAACAACCTCAACCTGTGACAAAGTTGTTTGATGTTTGCCAAAAGAACGGGAAGCATGTCGACATCAAGTATTGGAGGGATGAGATGAAAGGTATTGCAAGTGTGTATGTTGATGGCAAATTTGTTGCCTCGGGTTCTTCTGAGTATAAAGAAGTTGCCAGGGTCAATGCTGCTGAGATAGCTCTATGTAAGTTGTCAAAATTGATGCGCATGGATGATGTGTCGATTGAAGTTATTGCTGAAACTGATGGGTCATTTCATATTGAAGAAGCAAAAAATAAGTTGTATCAGCTTTGTGGGAAGAAGAAGTGGCCTAAACCAGTCTACAA CATCAAGCAAGATGAAGGCTCTTCACATGAGAAGAAGTTTGTATCGACGGTTCAAATTGCAACTATTGAGGGTGTGGTTTGTATGACGGGAGATGAAATGTCGAGAAAAAAGGATGCAGAGAATTCTGCAGCTTCTTGGATGATCCGTTCTTTGCAAGAGTTAGATGATTACTAA
- the LOC101307291 gene encoding uncharacterized protein LOC101307291 has product MAKEANIVMLGASLIMILLLTVGLLYASLTISPFETWKYKLSNWDDRSVGGEESLRLLFRRLVRGKDRVQLDTTGLSCHFDLHFEQCLANKPVIIDKNASTVYIPSYEAKSEYKLKPYARKEDETAMKLVTPVRILHGNISPPSCDFIHQVPAVIFSSGGFTGNVFHELNEIIIPLFLTCYHFQSRVQFVITDFKPWWVEKYSRVLSQLSSHDVLNPVDNGSVHCFPGAILGLRYHDNLALNYTEIPGGYSMLDFKQFLRESFMLKMKHVSEMNRQEPVLMLLSRRGTREFLNEDKMVEMMEALGFQVIAATPNQTLNLDTFSGLVNSCSVIVGAHGAGLTNAVFLPSKAVTVQVVPLGLDWASAAYYGETVAGGLGLEYLEYKIRAEESSLVDVYGPDHPVITDPMSIFAKGYEAARAVYVDGQNMKINLVRFRKTLVEAMKLLGQYSTPEN; this is encoded by the exons ATGGCCAAAGAGGCGAACATTGTGATGCTTGGTGCAAGTTTGATCATGATTCTCCTTCTTACAGTTGGTTTGCTTTATGCTTCATTGACCATAAGCCCCTTTGAGACAT GGAAGTACAAACTGTCCAATTGGGATGATAGAAGCGTTGGAGGGGAAGAATCTCTGAGACTTCTCTTCAGAAGACTAGTTAGAG GGAAAGATCGAGTTCAGCTAGACACCACCGGGTTATCTTGCCACTTTGATCTTCACTTTGAACAGTGTTTGGCTAATAAACCAGTCATCATTGACAAGAATGCATCAACAGTTTATATACCTTCTTATGAAGCCAAATCTGAATACAAGCTTAAGCCATATGCAAGAAAAGAGGATGAGACTGCAATGAAGCTTGTCACACCGGTACGAATACTACATGGTAACATTTCTCCACCATCCTGCGATTTTATCCACCAAGTTCCGGCAGTGATCTTCTCCTCAGGTGGCTTTACAGGAAACGTATTTCATGAGTTGAATGAGATCATCATCCCCTTGTTCCTCACCTGCTACCACTTTCAATCCCGCGTTCAATTTGTCATAACTGACTTTAAGCCTTGGTGGGTGGAAAAGTACAGTCGAGTTTTATCCCAGTTGTCGAGCCATGATGTTCTAAATCCGGTTGACAATGGTAGTGTTCACTGCTTTCCAGGAGCTATATTGGGGCTCAGATATCATGATAACTTAGCTCTGAACTATACAGAAATTCCAGGAGGGTACTCCATGCTTGATTTCAAGCAATTCCTAAGAGAGTCATTTATGCTGAAAATGAAGCATGTCTCCGAGATGAATAGGCAAGAGCCGGTGCTAATGCTTCTATCTCGTCGCGGAACAAGGGAGTTTCTGAATGAAGATAAAATGGTGGAAATGATGGAAGCATTAGGCTTTCAAGTCATTGCTGCAACGCCTAATCAGACTTTAAATTTGGACACATTTTCCGGGTTGGTGAACTCGTGCAGTGTCATTGTTGGAGCTCATGGGGCTGGCCTTACAAATGCAGTGTTCTTGCCAAGCAAGGCAGTGACAGTGCAAGTAGTACCTCTGGGGTTAGATTGGGCTTCGGCTGCCTATTATGGTGAAACGGTAGCAGGTGGATTGGGGTTGGAATACTTGGAGTACAAGATTAGAGCAGAGGAAAGTTCACTTGTTGATGTCTATGGTCCGGATCACCCAGTCATTACTGATCCCATGTCTATATTCGCCAAGGGCTATGAGGCTGCCAGGGCTGTTTACGTTGATGGCCAGAATATGAAGATCAACTTGGTCAGGTTCAGGAAAACCCTTGTTGAAGCCATGAAACTTCTCGGACAGTACTCTACTCCTGAAAATTGA